One Archangium lipolyticum genomic region harbors:
- a CDS encoding ATP-grasp domain-containing protein encodes MKITILSRSASISSTRRLVEAGRARGHQVRVLNPVRVEMHLDGQSANLYYRRRKLSPCDVVIPRIAQSISNYGLAVVNQFAMCGVPLVNTARAIAESRNKMRSLQLLSAHGIHIPATVMARDAGDLKEMVGLVGGVPVLVKLLQGQEKHGVMVCESLQSLEAALEAILGLGHNLVVQQYVENTGKDVRVLVVGGRAVAAVRRRPRIGRLSYTLNRGARLEGIQLTESHRQAAEKTAMLVGLEVAAVDLLDVEEGHPKVFEVNSSPALPEMEKATGLDLASVIIQRAEELGAGGPKVGLPEPTVPPRRKRVSKASSGGA; translated from the coding sequence ATGAAGATCACCATCCTTTCGCGCTCCGCTTCCATTTCGTCCACCAGACGTCTTGTCGAGGCGGGGCGAGCGAGAGGGCACCAGGTGCGAGTGCTCAACCCGGTCCGGGTGGAGATGCACCTGGACGGACAGAGCGCCAACCTCTACTACCGGCGCCGCAAGCTGTCCCCGTGCGACGTGGTCATTCCGCGCATCGCGCAGTCCATCAGCAACTATGGGTTGGCGGTGGTGAACCAGTTCGCCATGTGCGGGGTACCGCTGGTGAACACGGCGCGGGCGATCGCCGAGTCGCGCAACAAGATGCGCTCGTTGCAGCTGCTGTCGGCGCACGGCATCCACATCCCGGCGACGGTGATGGCGCGTGACGCGGGGGACCTGAAGGAGATGGTGGGCCTGGTGGGGGGCGTGCCGGTGTTGGTGAAGCTGCTGCAGGGCCAGGAGAAGCACGGGGTGATGGTGTGCGAGAGCCTCCAGTCGCTGGAGGCGGCACTCGAGGCCATCCTCGGGCTGGGCCACAACCTGGTCGTCCAGCAGTACGTGGAGAACACCGGGAAGGACGTGCGGGTGCTGGTGGTGGGAGGGCGTGCGGTGGCGGCGGTGCGGCGTCGGCCGAGGATCGGCCGGTTGTCCTACACGCTGAACCGGGGAGCGAGGCTGGAGGGCATCCAGCTCACGGAGTCCCACCGGCAGGCGGCGGAGAAGACGGCCATGCTGGTGGGCCTGGAAGTCGCGGCGGTGGACCTGCTCGACGTGGAGGAGGGGCACCCCAAGGTATTCGAGGTCAACAGCTCCCCGGCCCTTCCGGAGATGGAGAAGGCCACGGGGTTGGACCTGGCCAGCGTCATCATCCAGCGCGCCGAGGAACTGGGAGCCGGGGGCCCGAAGGTGGGACTGCCGGAGCCGACGGTACCGCCCCGGCGGAAGCGTGTCTCCAAGGCCTCGTCGGGTGGTGCGTGA
- the cglB gene encoding adventurous gliding motility lipoprotein CglB produces the protein MRAKLNLLSALVVGTLGGVLATGCQTYDFEPVEPLAITQTTETRRIEARERKPNLMLLVDTSGSMTAPADPSLAACKRNNVTCGDETFQCPIASGCDTRWSALQKAMGDFLGSSGTIARFGLTTYPSDDYCGSTGSVAIPLPTADKEDDATLDANAKSVLAEIQSITTYATPTNARVPIGGTPTGLSLEYVGKLPELQTDERSDFVVVLTDGLPNCNAQFPTPYPNAGCFCTLEGGCEFAPEDGCLDKDASVAAVEKLRAKNIQTIVIGFGADFNAGSEPGRRGAATLDAMARAGGFARTCKVDLDCGTGDTCDKAAGLCNRGFYQAANRSELVNALKEIGKKIGSDPCLLTFDPEELPTTDDLVVVYLNGERLDQGPDTWTMSGDTIRFTGSVCSRLGESTPANPANIEVRAVRKR, from the coding sequence ATGCGCGCCAAGCTGAACCTTCTGAGCGCCCTGGTGGTGGGCACCCTGGGTGGAGTTCTTGCCACGGGATGCCAGACCTATGACTTCGAGCCGGTGGAGCCGCTCGCCATCACCCAGACGACGGAGACGCGGCGGATCGAAGCGCGAGAGCGCAAGCCGAACCTGATGCTGTTGGTGGACACGTCCGGCTCGATGACGGCGCCGGCGGACCCGAGCCTCGCCGCCTGCAAGCGGAACAACGTGACCTGCGGTGACGAGACGTTCCAGTGCCCCATCGCGAGCGGCTGTGACACGCGCTGGAGCGCGCTGCAGAAGGCGATGGGGGACTTCCTGGGGAGCAGCGGGACGATTGCCCGCTTTGGCCTCACCACCTATCCGTCGGACGATTACTGCGGTTCCACGGGCTCGGTCGCGATTCCGCTGCCCACCGCGGACAAGGAGGACGATGCCACGCTCGACGCCAACGCCAAGAGTGTGTTGGCTGAGATCCAGAGCATCACCACCTACGCGACCCCGACGAACGCCCGGGTTCCCATCGGGGGAACGCCCACGGGTCTGAGCCTCGAGTACGTGGGCAAGCTTCCGGAGTTGCAGACGGACGAGCGCTCCGACTTCGTGGTGGTGCTGACGGACGGTCTGCCCAACTGCAACGCGCAGTTCCCGACGCCGTACCCGAACGCCGGGTGCTTCTGCACGCTGGAAGGTGGCTGCGAGTTCGCCCCGGAGGACGGCTGCCTCGACAAGGACGCCTCGGTGGCGGCGGTGGAGAAGCTGCGCGCCAAGAACATCCAGACCATCGTCATCGGCTTCGGAGCGGACTTCAACGCGGGCAGCGAGCCGGGACGTCGGGGCGCGGCGACGCTCGACGCCATGGCCCGGGCGGGTGGCTTCGCGCGTACGTGCAAGGTGGACCTGGACTGTGGCACGGGTGATACGTGCGACAAGGCCGCGGGGCTGTGCAATCGCGGCTTCTATCAGGCGGCCAACAGGTCCGAGCTGGTGAACGCGCTGAAGGAGATCGGCAAGAAGATCGGATCGGATCCCTGCCTGCTGACCTTCGATCCCGAGGAGCTTCCGACCACCGATGATCTGGTGGTGGTGTACCTGAACGGCGAGCGCCTGGATCAGGGTCCGGACACGTGGACCATGTCGGGCGACACCATCAGGTTCACGGGCTCCGTGTGCTCGCGCCTCGGGGAGTCCACGCCGGCCAACCCGGCGAACATCGAAGTGCGAGCCGTCCGGAAGCGGTAG
- the rlmB gene encoding 23S rRNA (guanosine(2251)-2'-O)-methyltransferase RlmB, giving the protein MARQRSSRGSERGGDRERGGDRERGEQQRYVYGVNPVLESLRAHAERVERLLITEGQLAAKAAAEIFSRARDAGIRVERVPRERLAALTDGGVHQGVVAELRGFEYADVQDLLDAAEASGRPPLLVVLDGIQDPHNFGAIVRSAHALGAHGVIIAKDRAVPVTGVVAKASAGAVEHCPIARVVNLSRTLEELKEAGVWIAAADPHSNEPMWSARLDGPLALVVGAEGAGVRQGVLEHCDFRLRIPMLGQVGSLNASVSAAILLYEAARQRGMSRPGAGR; this is encoded by the coding sequence GTGGCACGCCAGCGTTCGTCCAGGGGCAGTGAGCGTGGGGGAGACCGCGAGCGCGGAGGAGACCGCGAGCGTGGCGAGCAGCAGCGCTACGTGTACGGAGTGAACCCGGTGCTCGAGTCGTTGCGGGCGCACGCGGAGCGGGTGGAGCGCCTGCTCATCACCGAGGGGCAGCTGGCGGCGAAGGCGGCGGCGGAGATCTTCAGCCGCGCGAGGGACGCGGGCATCCGGGTGGAGCGGGTGCCTCGGGAGCGCCTGGCGGCGCTGACCGACGGAGGGGTGCACCAGGGGGTGGTGGCCGAGCTGCGGGGCTTCGAGTACGCGGATGTTCAGGATCTGCTGGATGCGGCCGAGGCGAGCGGGCGGCCTCCACTGCTGGTGGTCCTGGACGGAATCCAGGATCCGCACAACTTCGGGGCCATCGTGCGTTCGGCGCACGCGCTGGGGGCACACGGGGTGATCATCGCCAAGGACCGGGCGGTGCCGGTGACGGGAGTGGTGGCCAAGGCCTCGGCGGGGGCGGTGGAGCACTGTCCCATCGCGCGGGTGGTCAACCTGTCGCGGACACTGGAGGAGCTGAAGGAGGCGGGGGTGTGGATCGCCGCGGCGGATCCGCACTCGAACGAGCCCATGTGGAGCGCCCGGCTGGACGGCCCGTTGGCGCTGGTCGTGGGGGCCGAGGGGGCGGGCGTGCGTCAGGGGGTCCTCGAGCACTGTGACTTCCGGCTCAGGATTCCGATGCTCGGTCAGGTGGGTTCCCTGAATGCGTCCGTTTCGGCGGCGATTCTGCTATACGAGGCCGCCCGGCAGCGGGGGATGTCACGCCCCGGTGCAGGAAGATGA
- a CDS encoding GTP-binding protein, whose amino-acid sequence MSKEKFERTKPHVNIGTIGHVDHGKTSLTAAITKVLAKTGGATFLAYDQIDKAPEERERGITISTAHVEYQTKNRHYAHVDCPGHADYVKNMITGAAQMDGAILVVSAADGPMPQTREHILLARQVGVPYIVVFLNKVDMLDDPELRELVEMEVRDLLK is encoded by the coding sequence ATGTCCAAGGAAAAGTTCGAAAGAACTAAGCCCCACGTCAACATCGGCACCATTGGCCACGTTGACCACGGCAAGACCTCTCTGACGGCGGCCATCACCAAGGTGCTGGCGAAGACGGGCGGCGCGACGTTCCTCGCGTACGACCAGATCGACAAGGCCCCCGAGGAGCGCGAGCGCGGCATCACCATCTCCACGGCGCACGTGGAGTACCAGACGAAGAACCGTCACTACGCGCACGTCGACTGCCCGGGCCACGCCGACTACGTCAAGAACATGATCACGGGCGCGGCGCAGATGGACGGCGCCATCCTCGTGGTCTCGGCCGCCGACGGTCCGATGCCCCAGACGCGTGAGCACATCCTGCTCGCCCGCCAGGTGGGCGTGCCCTACATCGTGGTCTTCCTGAACAAGGTCGACATGCTGGACGACCCCGAGCTGCGCGAGCTCGTGGAGATGGAGGTCCGCGACCTGCTCAAGA
- a CDS encoding HEAT repeat domain-containing protein, translating to MSSSPPPASLPSREWCAHLARVSALASLLLTSPAHFGQASAARMPPASPSAPRAPGTLHQEILRLLESPESLPREADWAPLGPEALTELSGLASNPDAPEPRRTRAVAAMAVVSHPEASQRLQQLLRSSEAPPSLRAAATLALGRRAGLEAVPLLMPLLEDRNEQVRATAAQAVGRMGGPEARKVLEERLPLEENLEVREAIQRGLSYIEP from the coding sequence ATGTCATCCTCCCCTCCCCCCGCCTCCCTGCCCTCCCGCGAGTGGTGCGCCCACCTCGCCCGAGTCAGCGCGCTCGCCTCCCTGCTCCTGACGAGCCCCGCGCACTTCGGGCAGGCCTCCGCCGCCAGGATGCCGCCCGCCTCCCCCAGCGCGCCCAGGGCCCCCGGGACGTTGCACCAGGAGATCCTCCGCCTGCTGGAGAGCCCCGAGTCCCTCCCGCGCGAGGCCGATTGGGCTCCCCTGGGCCCCGAGGCCCTCACCGAGCTCTCCGGGCTCGCCAGCAACCCCGACGCCCCAGAGCCTCGACGCACCCGCGCCGTCGCCGCCATGGCCGTGGTCTCCCACCCCGAGGCCTCCCAGCGGCTCCAGCAGCTCCTTCGCAGCTCCGAGGCTCCCCCCTCCCTGCGCGCCGCCGCCACCCTCGCCCTGGGCCGCCGCGCGGGACTCGAGGCCGTTCCCCTCCTGATGCCCCTCCTGGAGGACCGCAATGAGCAGGTGCGCGCCACCGCCGCCCAAGCCGTCGGACGCATGGGGGGCCCCGAGGCTCGCAAGGTCCTGGAGGAGCGGTTGCCCCTCGAGGAGAACCTGGAGGTTCGCGAGGCCATCCAGCGCGGGTTGAGCTACATCGAACCGTAA